The following proteins are co-located in the Pirellulales bacterium genome:
- the kdsA gene encoding 3-deoxy-8-phosphooctulonate synthase produces the protein MPNQPAIIGPYRCGRGQPLLLIAGPCVIETPELTLSIATRLKKITQSLPVQLVFKASFDKANRTSANSFRGQGLEAGLEVLAKVKAETGLPVTADIHESHQAAPAAEVCDLLQIPAFLCRQTDLLVAAAQTGRAVNVKKGQFVAPWDMKHALAKLESAGCQNILLCERGTFFGYGRLVNDMRAIPEMQSLGVPVVFDATHSVQEPGGLGAKTGGNRAMVEPLARAATAMGVDGLFFETHPEPDKSPSDGPNMVPLDQFAALLERMLRIHETVEKLD, from the coding sequence GTGCCGAACCAACCTGCCATCATCGGACCCTATCGCTGCGGCCGCGGCCAACCGTTGCTGTTGATCGCCGGCCCGTGCGTCATCGAAACGCCGGAATTGACGCTCTCCATCGCCACACGGCTGAAAAAAATCACCCAGAGCTTGCCCGTGCAATTGGTGTTCAAAGCCTCGTTCGATAAAGCCAATCGCACAAGCGCCAACTCGTTCCGCGGCCAGGGACTGGAAGCGGGCTTGGAAGTTTTGGCGAAGGTGAAAGCTGAAACTGGCTTGCCCGTAACTGCCGATATTCACGAATCGCACCAGGCGGCTCCGGCGGCCGAAGTTTGCGATTTGCTGCAAATTCCCGCCTTTTTGTGCCGGCAAACCGATTTGCTTGTGGCTGCTGCGCAAACCGGCCGCGCCGTCAACGTGAAGAAAGGGCAGTTCGTCGCCCCATGGGATATGAAGCATGCCCTCGCCAAGTTGGAATCGGCCGGCTGCCAAAATATTTTACTGTGCGAGCGCGGCACGTTCTTCGGCTACGGACGCTTGGTGAACGACATGCGCGCCATTCCCGAAATGCAATCGCTGGGCGTGCCTGTCGTGTTCGATGCCACGCACAGCGTGCAGGAGCCGGGAGGCTTGGGCGCGAAAACCGGCGGCAATCGGGCGATGGTGGAACCACTGGCCCGGGCGGCCACCGCTATGGGCGTAGACGGTTTGTTTTTCGAAACGCATCCCGAGCCCGACAAATCTCCCAGCGACGGCCCGAACATGGTTCCGTTAGATCAATTCGCTGCATTGCTCGAACGAATGTTGCGCATCCATGAGACGGTCGAGAAACTGGACTGA
- a CDS encoding diacylglycerol kinase family protein: MSDQTPTPQPLPTTAKTVLVFANPTAGSGSRRAALEQLCRELSSRQLEPRRIDSLNELASESATLQAGGQLRAIVSAGGDGTAAEIANRTSPSTPIAIFPMGTANLLAGYLDISHDPTRMAHIISQGHVRFFDAGRANGRLFLLMAGIGFDAEVVHRVHSARTGNIRGWAYAKPIWQAIRNYQYPPLRVYCARNSEVRNREVGASGVVAGPIPSAGNDYAERHSAGLGGELMDHSWPQRATTEAAALAGSTAASEVENDGWLEPIACRWAFVFNISRYAGGLNFAPAANGCDGQLDWCTFQHGGLLAGLKYLGAIVRGRHPELPECITGCGVRFRIESDQPVPYELDGDPGGMLPLTIEIVPQRLCLLVPENWPPASIKID; encoded by the coding sequence TTGAGCGATCAAACACCAACGCCGCAGCCGCTTCCGACCACGGCCAAAACGGTGCTGGTATTTGCCAATCCGACGGCCGGCAGCGGCAGTCGACGAGCGGCCCTGGAACAGCTTTGCCGCGAATTATCCAGCCGCCAATTGGAGCCCCGACGGATCGATTCGCTCAATGAACTCGCCAGCGAATCCGCAACCCTGCAGGCCGGCGGCCAACTGCGGGCCATTGTTTCCGCCGGCGGCGACGGTACCGCGGCCGAAATTGCCAACCGCACTTCGCCGAGTACGCCGATCGCCATTTTCCCGATGGGAACCGCGAATTTACTGGCCGGTTACTTGGACATTTCCCACGATCCGACACGGATGGCACACATCATTTCCCAGGGACATGTGCGATTTTTCGATGCCGGCCGGGCCAATGGCCGACTGTTTTTGCTGATGGCTGGCATCGGATTCGATGCGGAAGTGGTTCACCGAGTCCATTCGGCCCGAACAGGTAACATTCGTGGCTGGGCCTATGCCAAACCAATTTGGCAGGCCATTCGTAATTATCAGTACCCGCCCCTGCGGGTGTACTGCGCCCGGAACAGCGAAGTGCGCAATAGAGAAGTAGGGGCAAGCGGCGTCGTTGCCGGTCCGATCCCCTCGGCCGGCAACGACTATGCCGAGCGGCACAGCGCGGGCCTGGGAGGCGAATTGATGGACCACAGCTGGCCGCAACGGGCCACTACCGAGGCTGCGGCGTTGGCCGGGAGCACGGCCGCCTCCGAAGTGGAAAATGACGGTTGGTTGGAGCCGATTGCGTGTCGCTGGGCATTTGTGTTCAACATCTCGCGCTATGCCGGGGGATTGAATTTTGCGCCCGCCGCCAACGGTTGCGACGGCCAGCTCGATTGGTGTACTTTTCAGCACGGCGGCTTACTGGCCGGTTTAAAATATTTGGGGGCAATTGTGCGCGGCCGGCATCCAGAATTGCCGGAGTGCATCACCGGGTGCGGCGTGCGTTTTCGAATTGAATCGGACCAGCCAGTTCCTTACGAGCTGGATGGCGACCCCGGCGGCATGCTTCCGTTAACGATCGAAATTGTTCCGCAGCGATTGTGCTTGCTTGTGCCGGAAAATTGGCCGCCAGCTTCAATTAAAATAGATTAG
- a CDS encoding FAD binding domain-containing protein, whose amino-acid sequence MAIRDHLVLFLNGNRHEVYGSDCFLSLSDFLRYRRGLTGTKIVCSEGDCGSCTVLVGQPEGEALRYRPIDSCIRQMFQLDGVHVVTVEGIGGLSARLGNPPASHSHEPRLTSVQQAMVECHGSQCGFCTPGFVMAMHGVCETCNGHAASEEQWRHELTGNLCRCTGYTTILKAGLQAVAAGTSTLNDLYPPAAMLEQLSALRNDVLDLQFADGGMQRRAYGPTTIDQAVAFRRENPQAKIIAGATDVGVQLNKRVIAPATFLDLNRVVELEELAVESIAGTRQIVAGARATWTQLLELCRSEVPEFAEIVSVFGSPQIRHVGTIGGNIINASPIADSLPFLFVMEAELELAGPTGRRTVNINQFYHSYKKFDLRPDELLVSIRIPLPCPGELLRLYKVSRRRDLDISTFTAALRLELASETISHAALAYGAVGPTVLRLRKTEQFLEGRAITAETMAEAGDVAVAEITPISDVRGSQDYRFQLARNVLLKFYHEHEMASV is encoded by the coding sequence ATGGCCATTCGCGATCATCTCGTTCTATTTCTCAATGGAAATCGACACGAGGTTTACGGCAGCGATTGCTTCCTCAGCCTCAGCGATTTTCTCCGCTACCGTCGCGGGCTGACCGGCACCAAAATTGTTTGCTCCGAAGGAGATTGCGGCTCCTGCACGGTGCTGGTCGGGCAGCCGGAGGGGGAAGCGCTTCGGTACCGGCCCATCGATTCTTGCATTCGGCAAATGTTCCAGCTCGATGGCGTGCATGTGGTTACGGTAGAAGGAATTGGCGGGCTGAGCGCTCGTCTTGGTAATCCTCCAGCAAGCCATTCCCACGAGCCGCGTCTGACTTCCGTGCAGCAAGCCATGGTGGAATGCCACGGCTCGCAATGCGGCTTTTGCACCCCCGGCTTTGTGATGGCCATGCACGGCGTGTGCGAAACGTGCAATGGCCATGCCGCCAGCGAAGAACAGTGGCGGCATGAACTGACGGGCAATTTGTGCCGCTGTACCGGATACACAACGATTTTGAAAGCAGGTTTGCAGGCTGTGGCGGCCGGGACTTCGACGCTGAACGATTTGTATCCGCCGGCGGCAATGTTGGAACAACTGAGTGCGCTCCGCAATGACGTACTCGATTTGCAGTTCGCAGATGGTGGAATGCAGCGTCGCGCCTATGGCCCCACGACGATTGACCAGGCCGTAGCGTTTCGACGAGAAAATCCGCAAGCAAAAATTATCGCCGGGGCGACCGACGTCGGCGTGCAATTGAACAAACGGGTGATTGCGCCAGCCACGTTTTTAGATTTGAACCGCGTGGTGGAGTTGGAAGAATTGGCCGTGGAATCTATCGCGGGCACCCGCCAAATTGTGGCGGGAGCACGGGCTACGTGGACGCAATTGCTGGAGCTGTGTCGCAGCGAAGTGCCGGAGTTCGCGGAAATTGTGTCGGTGTTTGGCTCGCCGCAAATTCGGCACGTGGGAACGATCGGCGGGAACATCATTAACGCATCGCCCATTGCCGATTCGCTGCCGTTTTTGTTCGTCATGGAGGCGGAGCTGGAGTTGGCCGGGCCGACGGGGCGCCGCACTGTGAACATCAATCAGTTTTATCACAGCTATAAGAAATTCGATTTGCGGCCAGATGAACTGCTGGTGAGCATTCGCATTCCCCTGCCCTGTCCCGGCGAATTGCTGCGGCTGTACAAAGTGTCGCGGCGGCGCGATTTGGATATTTCCACATTCACAGCTGCCCTGCGCCTGGAATTGGCTAGTGAAACGATTTCGCACGCGGCCTTGGCCTATGGGGCCGTGGGGCCAACTGTGCTGCGGCTGCGAAAGACCGAACAATTCCTAGAGGGGCGAGCGATCACGGCAGAAACGATGGCAGAAGCCGGCGACGTGGCCGTGGCCGAGATTACGCCCATCAGCGATGTGCGCGGCAGCCAGGATTATCGTTTTCAGTTAGCGCGCAACGTGCTTTTGAAGTTTTATCACGAACATGAAATGGCGTCGGTCTAA
- a CDS encoding molybdopterin cofactor-binding domain-containing protein, with product MPHVGKPIPHDSAVGHVTGAAPYIDDMPARVDELHVGFVGSPVASGLIESIDLSAARALPGVAALFTADDLPGKNIFGAIICDEPVLPKDRVLYVGQPVVVVAAESRAVLEKARRLVKINVTASEPILSIELAVELKRFIGPARRIAWGDVDAAMKTAPHRLSGVFHNLGQEQFYLESQAALAYPGEQGEMVVYSSTQNPTETQHVVAEALGLHMHQVVCICKRMGGGFGGKETQGSIPAVMAALVAQKTGRSARVIYNKDDDMCSTGKRHAYRAEWEVGFDDDGRILAYRVQYYSDGGAAADLSTSVMERTMLHTDNSYYFPNIEIRGQVCFTNYPPNTAFRGFGGPQGIAATENMIHEVAGYLKSRASGLNSAAHNGEAPHDGQANGKIHHDGQIILAGATAGLPSSGRSINSLHVQVQNLYGTEDRNITPYGQLFKKNHLPEILAQLANTSEYQRRLKEIEATNQTDRLWLRGLALSPVKFGISFTTKFLNQGNALVNVYHDGTVQVSTGGTEMGQGLYVKVRQLVADEFGLPLERVVVMATSTEKNINTSPTAASAGTDLNGAAAVNACRQIKSRMAMFAARQLASTELGLSESSNSIAFEDGQVFDVRHPQRRIPFGEFCRMARRERVDLGARGFYATPGVDFNRETGCGNPFFYFTQGAAVAEVKIDRFTGELTVPRVDMLMDIGRSINPGVDMGQIIGGFIQGMGWVTGECLVYNERGELLSHSPTTYKIPAVTDVPPVFNCDLFPNDDNTENVASSKAVGEPPLMHATCVWTAVKHALGCVSQAVASELRLPATGEEILRCLTLVQPRRPASTKTANGSFTTETQRRGEEMAANQRK from the coding sequence ATGCCTCACGTTGGCAAACCCATTCCGCACGATTCGGCTGTTGGTCATGTGACCGGAGCGGCTCCGTATATTGACGACATGCCGGCGCGCGTCGACGAGTTGCACGTGGGCTTTGTCGGCAGCCCGGTGGCGAGCGGGTTGATTGAATCGATCGATTTATCCGCTGCCCGAGCGCTGCCCGGCGTGGCGGCCCTATTCACGGCCGATGATTTGCCGGGGAAAAACATTTTCGGCGCGATTATTTGCGACGAGCCGGTGCTGCCGAAAGATCGAGTGCTGTACGTCGGCCAGCCGGTGGTGGTGGTGGCGGCGGAATCACGCGCGGTGCTCGAAAAAGCGCGGCGGCTGGTAAAAATCAACGTGACCGCCAGCGAGCCGATTTTGTCGATTGAACTGGCTGTAGAATTGAAGCGGTTCATTGGTCCGGCGCGAAGGATTGCCTGGGGCGATGTGGACGCGGCAATGAAAACGGCGCCGCATCGATTGTCCGGCGTGTTTCATAATTTGGGGCAGGAGCAATTTTATTTGGAATCGCAGGCGGCGCTGGCGTATCCCGGCGAACAAGGGGAAATGGTGGTTTACAGTTCCACGCAGAATCCCACCGAAACGCAGCATGTGGTGGCCGAGGCGCTGGGTCTGCACATGCACCAGGTGGTCTGCATTTGCAAGCGCATGGGGGGCGGCTTCGGCGGCAAGGAAACGCAGGGAAGCATACCGGCGGTGATGGCCGCGCTGGTGGCGCAAAAAACTGGCCGCTCCGCCCGGGTGATTTACAACAAAGACGACGACATGTGCTCCACCGGCAAGCGGCACGCCTACCGGGCCGAGTGGGAAGTGGGCTTTGACGACGACGGCCGCATTTTAGCTTACCGAGTGCAATATTATTCCGACGGCGGCGCGGCGGCCGATCTTTCTACTTCGGTGATGGAACGGACGATGCTCCACACCGACAATTCGTATTACTTCCCGAATATCGAAATCCGGGGTCAGGTGTGCTTTACCAATTATCCGCCCAACACGGCCTTCCGCGGCTTTGGCGGCCCGCAAGGCATTGCCGCCACGGAGAACATGATTCATGAAGTGGCGGGCTACTTGAAATCTCGCGCCTCAGGGTTAAATAGTGCGGCACACAATGGTGAGGCGCCGCACGATGGACAAGCCAACGGCAAGATCCACCACGACGGCCAAATTATTCTCGCAGGTGCCACTGCTGGCTTGCCCAGCAGTGGGCGGTCGATCAACAGCTTGCACGTGCAGGTCCAAAACCTGTATGGCACCGAAGACCGCAATATTACGCCCTACGGCCAACTGTTCAAGAAAAATCATCTGCCGGAAATATTGGCGCAGTTGGCCAACACCAGCGAATACCAGCGCCGGCTGAAAGAAATTGAAGCAACCAACCAGACCGACCGGCTATGGTTGCGTGGGCTGGCGTTGTCGCCGGTGAAGTTTGGGATTTCGTTCACCACGAAATTTTTGAATCAAGGCAACGCGCTGGTCAACGTATATCACGACGGCACGGTGCAGGTTTCCACCGGCGGCACGGAAATGGGGCAAGGGCTGTATGTGAAAGTCCGGCAACTGGTGGCCGACGAGTTTGGCCTGCCGCTGGAACGCGTGGTGGTGATGGCTACGTCGACCGAAAAAAATATCAACACCTCGCCCACCGCCGCCTCAGCCGGAACCGATTTGAACGGCGCCGCCGCCGTGAACGCTTGCCGGCAAATTAAATCGCGAATGGCCATGTTCGCCGCCCGGCAGTTGGCTTCCACCGAGTTGGGCTTGAGCGAATCATCCAATAGCATCGCCTTTGAAGATGGCCAGGTGTTTGACGTTCGCCATCCACAGCGGCGCATTCCGTTTGGCGAATTTTGCAGAATGGCCCGGCGAGAACGGGTCGATTTGGGCGCCCGTGGGTTTTACGCCACGCCGGGGGTCGATTTCAATCGCGAAACCGGGTGCGGCAATCCATTCTTTTATTTCACGCAGGGAGCGGCGGTGGCGGAGGTGAAAATCGATCGCTTCACCGGCGAGTTGACCGTGCCGCGCGTCGACATGCTAATGGATATTGGCCGATCGATTAATCCCGGCGTGGACATGGGGCAAATCATTGGCGGGTTTATCCAAGGCATGGGCTGGGTGACCGGCGAATGCCTGGTGTACAACGAGCGCGGAGAGTTGCTGTCGCACTCGCCGACCACGTACAAAATTCCGGCCGTGACCGACGTGCCACCGGTGTTCAATTGCGACTTGTTTCCCAACGACGATAACACGGAAAACGTAGCCAGCAGCAAGGCGGTGGGTGAGCCGCCGTTGATGCACGCCACGTGCGTGTGGACGGCGGTGAAGCATGCGCTCGGTTGCGTTTCGCAGGCTGTGGCCAGCGAACTGCGCTTGCCGGCGACGGGGGAAGAAATTTTGCGCTGCTTAACGCTGGTTCAGCCGCGGCGACCGGCCAGCACCAAAACCGCCAATGGAAGTTTCACCACAGAGACACAGAGACGCGGAGAGGAAATGGCCGCGAATCAACGCAAATAA
- a CDS encoding XdhC family protein, producing the protein MAVPHEFVEKLAELSSAGRPFAAVTLVETVGSTPSDAGTKMLIDTSGLVFGTVGGGKVESKAIGHAQELLNHAANGSPTCALVEWNLQRDVGMTCGGVVKLLFEAYNFHEWRIVVFGAGHVAQALVRLLLLLECRLICIDQREEWLAKLPHSPKLRTVLLPEPRDFVSELRPEDYVICMTMGHKTDRPILQAILERNLPRPLGEGRREGAAILSQNFQLPYLGVIGSQAKRKVLVRELIEAGMAKDLAEQFRCPIGLPLGTNQPGEIAVSIAAEFIQCRDAVPKS; encoded by the coding sequence ATGGCTGTTCCGCACGAGTTTGTTGAAAAACTGGCTGAGCTTTCTTCCGCGGGGCGGCCGTTTGCGGCGGTCACGCTGGTGGAAACCGTCGGCAGCACTCCCTCGGATGCCGGCACGAAAATGCTGATCGATACGTCGGGCCTCGTGTTCGGCACGGTCGGCGGCGGAAAGGTGGAAAGCAAAGCCATCGGGCATGCGCAGGAGTTGCTCAATCATGCGGCCAACGGCTCGCCGACTTGTGCGCTCGTGGAGTGGAACTTGCAGCGCGATGTGGGCATGACCTGCGGCGGCGTGGTGAAGCTGTTGTTTGAAGCGTACAACTTCCACGAGTGGCGGATCGTGGTATTCGGCGCCGGCCACGTAGCCCAGGCGCTGGTGCGGTTGCTGCTGCTCTTGGAGTGCCGCTTAATTTGCATCGATCAGCGGGAAGAATGGCTGGCCAAGCTGCCGCATTCCCCCAAGCTGCGCACGGTGTTGCTGCCTGAGCCGCGAGATTTTGTTTCCGAATTGCGGCCGGAAGATTACGTCATTTGCATGACTATGGGACACAAGACCGATCGGCCGATTTTACAAGCGATTTTGGAACGCAATCTCCCTCGCCCTTTGGGAGAGGGCCGGCGTGAGGGTGCCGCAATTCTCTCGCAGAATTTCCAGTTGCCCTATCTCGGTGTTATCGGCAGCCAGGCCAAGCGCAAAGTGCTGGTGCGGGAGCTGATCGAAGCGGGCATGGCAAAAGATTTGGCCGAACAGTTCCGCTGCCCCATCGGATTGCCGCTGGGCACGAATCAGCCGGGCGAAATTGCGGTGAGCATTGCCGCCGAATTCATCCAATGCCGCGATGCGGTGCCAAAATCCTGA
- a CDS encoding DNA-directed RNA polymerase subunit alpha C-terminal domain-containing protein: MSIGMVGTAPGINIKQIALGNGTFGPREVEQMMGALSEDPGAHRLLREAVGEVEDSEDRSPAAAVRLGVCYFLLGRYNSAVETLKKGDGGALALFYLARTQAAQHLHEQAMESYQAAARAGYDADACALARADVLRSAGNPKGALEVLDKLSGAVEQTAEYLFQRGATVSAMSGNPSEVVALFERAVANDPKHAGALFGLAMENDRHGNDDTAIDLYERSVARYPAHVGSLLNLGVLYEDRNLYDRALQCYQRILDVFPNHPRARLYLKDVNASRDMFYDEDERRRRDRLSQVLSVPVTDFELSVRSRNCLQKMGIMTLGELAKTTENDLLNSKNFGETSLVEIREMMTAKGLSLGMFAKEAAVPEPIYEPEVVTPDEQALLERPITDLQLSVRARKCMVRLGINTVGELVRRTGDDLLECKNFGVTSLNEVREKLTAKNLKLRGD, from the coding sequence ATGTCTATCGGAATGGTCGGGACTGCACCGGGAATAAACATCAAACAAATTGCCCTGGGGAATGGAACGTTTGGGCCGCGCGAAGTGGAGCAAATGATGGGGGCTTTAAGCGAGGATCCAGGAGCCCATCGGTTGTTGCGCGAAGCGGTAGGAGAAGTCGAAGACAGTGAAGACCGCAGTCCGGCCGCCGCTGTGCGCTTGGGCGTTTGTTACTTTCTGTTGGGCCGTTACAACAGCGCCGTTGAAACATTGAAAAAAGGCGATGGCGGCGCGCTGGCTTTGTTCTATTTGGCACGTACCCAGGCTGCGCAGCATTTACACGAGCAGGCGATGGAATCCTATCAAGCCGCCGCCCGAGCCGGCTATGACGCCGACGCTTGCGCCTTGGCCCGAGCAGATGTATTGCGTTCCGCCGGCAACCCGAAAGGGGCGCTGGAGGTGCTCGACAAGCTTTCCGGCGCCGTGGAGCAAACGGCAGAATATTTATTTCAGCGCGGGGCAACGGTCTCGGCCATGTCGGGCAACCCTAGTGAAGTGGTTGCTTTGTTTGAACGGGCCGTTGCGAACGATCCGAAGCATGCCGGCGCGTTGTTCGGCTTGGCGATGGAAAACGATCGCCACGGCAACGACGACACGGCCATCGATTTGTACGAGCGCTCCGTAGCCCGGTATCCGGCGCATGTCGGCTCGCTGTTGAATCTGGGGGTGTTGTATGAAGATCGCAATCTATACGACCGCGCCTTGCAATGTTATCAGCGGATTTTGGATGTGTTTCCCAATCATCCGCGCGCCCGGTTGTATCTGAAAGACGTGAACGCCTCGCGCGACATGTTCTACGATGAAGACGAGCGCCGCCGCCGCGATCGGCTCAGCCAGGTGCTCAGCGTGCCGGTGACCGATTTCGAGCTTTCGGTGCGCAGCCGCAATTGCCTGCAAAAGATGGGCATTATGACGCTCGGCGAGCTCGCCAAAACCACCGAGAACGATTTGCTCAACAGCAAAAACTTCGGCGAAACCTCGCTCGTGGAAATTCGCGAAATGATGACAGCCAAGGGGTTGTCGCTGGGGATGTTTGCCAAAGAAGCGGCGGTGCCGGAGCCCATTTACGAGCCGGAAGTTGTTACGCCCGACGAGCAGGCCTTGCTGGAGCGGCCCATTACCGATCTGCAGCTTTCGGTGCGGGCCCGCAAGTGCATGGTGCGCTTGGGCATTAATACCGTTGGGGAATTGGTGCGCCGGACCGGCGACGATTTGCTGGAGTGCAAAAACTTCGGCGTCACCAGCCTGAACGAAGTGCGCGAAAAACTCACGGCCAAGAATCTGAAGCTGCGCGGCGATTGA